The segment TAACAAATGGTGTCCATGATACTAGAGCAATGTGATAATTTGAAGTGAGTGCAACAAACATCATTATATACATCGTGAAGTATATAAAGtgcatgactttgttaccttgagccaatttttcattattttcatcaacaatcaaatcattacttaatatttagtagatatttcatcactattttggtgttccacgtaaaaatatatataatacaacaCAAGCAACTAATATAGAGggtatttttataaaagataaaagtttgaaataaaaatttaatttttaaaagattccaaataatgagatttgatccaaatactataaaaaaattagtatttaacatttatcaaaaatatttgtcaaataataacaaattatattattatttgtcaaattttttccaaatattatttgagaaatCTTAGGGCCAAACAGCCCCAGAGATAAATATTTGTAGCGTAATTATAAGGATCAACATCGATACGTAACAATTGGGATGATAGTTTGATATTCTTTTTCtgtattttaaaatacaatttgGTATTAAGAGAATATTTGTAAAAGTTGTAGGGCCAGCTTTATAATGATGAGCCAATAGAATTTGAAAGATTTAATCGTAAAATAGGAAAGCTGAGTCAGAAAACAGATTTTTATAAAACTAAAGTGTCAGTTCCCTCATGAGTTTTATTTAGCTTTTTTTTAGTATATGATTTCATTTCTTCCCAATTCCCAAACAATAGAACAAAATTATTAACAGGCTCCTGTTTCACTCTTTTTACTAAAATTCCAAAACCttcctttccttttttattataattaattggaactttgcttttatatttttcttcacGTGAAATGTTACCAAGTCATACAAAGACAACCATATCAGGACAaggacttatttttatttttctttcctataaactttttttaaaaaatattcagttCGAATTCGCTGCATCGTATTTAacgatttttatttaattattaccTCCTCAATAAAAGTTGAAATTATTAATAAGCAAATACGAGCTATTAACAAATGCATTATTGCTTCATAAAAGacccttttttatatatatattttctggAGAAGAAAATGTTAAGTAAATTGCTGCCGGTGTTGTTAGGGTGTGCACGTCTGCCACAAATTAGTCTAcaactgaaaaaaaaagataaacaaattaatttacACAATCAAGAGATTTGAAATATTACTATGTTTAATTAAATGCCTGGAATATAAGTTAATCAAATTGAACTTTGTTACATGGAGTGTTTTTCCTTTTATGGGCCCTCACATGCtgcaaattcaaataaataaaaattccaAATCGGGCAGTaaataatactaaataaaataacaaaaaaaatattgttagtgTTTGCATTCATAAGCAATTTCAATGATTATCCCTAAATTATATAAACCCTAAACGATTTTTCTCGGAAGAcgcttaaaaattaaaaaacgtTAGAGATATCACAGAGTTAGTAAAAGTCGAGGGGTTTCATTTGAttctcttttataaaatatatagtagatgtttgAATCTTCTTCAATTTGATTGTGAATAAATTATTTCGAAATAACTTATGGTAAAATTAACAATTCTGATATAATTTATCTCACCGTATATATCAAAcaaattatttcttataaataatgAGATAAGTTATTTAAGcaactaaataaaattacaaaaacttTATCCATCACATTGAACGAAGGAATAGTTGCGATTTTACTCTATTTTGCAGGACGTTGGTGGAACTGAAGACTCactcatttattattttcatttcactAATTATATTATGGTCCActtctttttaaagaaatttaaaaatctcacttaatattattaaaaaataaatataaactcTGGTGTattcatttcataaaataaaacagagaaaaaaataaGGCGATTTATTGACTTGGTGCAATTTTTGTTTGGTAGTTTATATTGACAccatttattattttctccCAAAGCCAAATGTGAATCAAAGAAGTGAGAAAACAGAGGTTTCTGCAAcatacctacctacctacctacaaAGATTTTTACTTTCTTGGTTCAATTTTTCTGCAAAATAATCCCTTTTCTTCAGATGCCTTCTTGTACTAAAAGACATTAATGACAGCTGAACAAGTTTGAAACTTTGTGAGTTCTTGAAAATGATCTTGGGGTTTTTCAAGATTGTTTCAAAGGACCTTGTAAAAATGGTTGAAAATTGTTGAGAGCTGAGTACTAATTCCCTTGTTggggttttcaagattctttGAAAGACATCTTTAAATGTCTGAACAAGCAAAGGTTCGTTTGGTTCGTTGTCCAAAGTGTGAAAATTTGCTACCTGAGCTTACTGATTATTCTGTTTACCAGTGTGGGGGTTGTGGTGCTGTTTTAAGAGGTACTCTTCACTTCtttatattcattttctttgttttttttttctgcttAGTTTACTAGAGGAATGGGTAAAAAACAATTCTTTAAATTGATTTAGAATGGGTGAAGTGCAATTCTTGGAATTGGTTTTTTCTTCAAGTTGTGTGATTTCGTTTTCTTTGACTGTTTCcccttttgttattattgtggTCAGATTGTAACATTGATTTGTTTGCATTAGTGGTTTTTCTTTGTCTTATTGTAGTTGAAGTCTTCTGAGATtgctctctttttctttttttttctctttcttgttaaAGTTAcagctaaaaataaaaatgaggagTTGAATAAATTTGTAGAGAAGTCTGAAGAAGAAACTATGGAGAAGCCTGAGAATTTTGATCTTTCAGATAAGAAACTTATGAATATGGCTGATGGTTCCGGTTACGATGTCAAGTCAAATGGCTCTTCCAGCTCAAGGGATAGGAGGAGGGCTTTGCGCGATGCACCTGAAACGTACAGGGCTAATTTGAGGAATGTTGCGGATAATTGGGCTAATGAGGATGATAGGGTGATGTATAAGACTAACATTGATGAACAAAGACAAGAAAATATGGCCAATGAGTTTGACCCTTTTGACTCTCAGAATGGAAAAGAAATTGAAACCCGAGGGATAGGCCGAATTACTCCATATAGGAGTAGTAGGCAGAGAAGTGAGGCTGAAGTGTTGTCTAGGTCTAGAAGAGCTGATCGTGAAGGTATGAGGTTTTCATCCTCCATTCACTCAGAAGAGGGTTCGTTGCGCTACTCCTCAGGATCGATTTATGATAGTGATAAGAGGTTGTACAGGAAGGATGTGGATGGGTTCAATCAGGAGgaacaaattcaagaaaataaggCTAAAGAATTTGAACTTTCTGAATCCCGGAATGGAAAAGAAATTGAGTCCCGAAGAACAGGTAGAGTTCCAGATTGGAGAAGTGAGGCAGAGGTGTTGCCCAGGGCAAGAAGAGTAGATCCTGAAGGTATGAGGTACGCGTCCTCCGTTAACTCAGAAGAGGGTCCTTCTGGCTACTGGTCAGGTTCAAATTATGATAATGATAAGAGGTTGTATGGGAAAGATGTGGATGATTTAAGTCAGGTTGATTGTCCAGTTGATGAGCGAGCAGAGCTTTTGAGGAAGTTTGATGAGCTAAAAGAGCAGCTCAGTCGGTTTGGTGATGTGTCTGAGTTGCCTAACGAAAGAGTCCCACTTGAAAGGAGGATGGCTCATCATGAAGGTTATGGAAATCCCGTTGACCGGTTTCCTGAAAGCTCTACAAGGATCTTGAATGGAGCTTTGGCACAAAATCATGTTTCTGGTGAAAGACCTCCCTACCTGAACCACTACAATGCGCCCTCGCCTTCTATGAATTCTCATGACATGGCTGGCGGTGGATTTTATCCTTCTAGAGACCGTATCCAGGGATATGGAGGTCCTCGAAGGTCCCAATTGCTTGGTGGAGATCCATACGAAGCCCCAGCTCCATTTCAATTGCAGCCCTCTCACTCCCGTTTTTCTGGGCGGTCAATGGGTAATGAAATCACACCTACAGATCCTTATCGACCTTACCTGCCTCAGGCTAATCCTCATCATCCATCTTGTAATTGTTTTCACTGCTGCAACTTAAATCAAGTCCGTAGACGAGCTCCACCCGCTGCTTTTGGTGAGAAAAGGTTCTCTGACATTTCACAGAACCCAACGTTCCACCATCATCAAAATAGAGGTGCATTTGGTAAGCAAGATTATAATCCTCGAAATGCCAATCCTCTTCCGTTAAAGCCGCAGAATCCTCAATCACAAATGGCTCATTTTGTTGACCTGAATGCAGCTGTAGGTGGTTTTGCTCGTCGACTTCCTCCCAGGGGTCAGTCTAGTGGACAATTATGTCTACCTGTAGCTGGTGGAGCCCCATTTTTAACGTGCTTCAATTGTTTTCAGCTGCTGCAAATACCTAAGGAAGTTTTTCATGGTGGTAAAAGGCAAAAAATGAAATGTGGGTCATGTTCTGCAGTTATGGTTATTGCAGTTTCAGATAATAAACTGACTGTTTCTATTGATGAACGAATAGATAAAAGCACTAAAAAGATGGGTCATCAACAGAGAGTCATGTTGAATGAAGGGAATCGATACTCCAATGGACATACAAACCGTCCTAGCATGACCTTTTCCTCCGAAGATTACGATACTTCTAAATATGATTTCCATGCAATGGATCAAGAACTTGGATCACTATCAACAGGCCGTGGAAGTTCCCTTAAATCTGCTGAGATGAGAAGCCTTTGTTCTACATCTTCACGCAGTTCAAGGGAAGAGGACAACCTCAATAAATTTGCTGCAACAATGGAAAAGTCTGACTCTGAGCTGCCAATGAAGGGTAAAGAATCTCCACCACCAGCTGGTTCGCCACTGCAAGAGTACTTTGACCATTCTAACAAATTTCATGCTGCCAACCGACTGGATCATGGAAACAGAAGTACGCGCTCAGATGCAGAGAAGCTGATGCAAAAAAGAACTACTTCAGAGCAGAACTCCACTAAAGATTTAGCTGCAGCAACTGAGATGGACATACCATCCAATGAGTATGGTAACACTAGCTCATCTTTAGGGTCTGGTGTATATTGTAAAGAAGGAGACCAGCTGAAAGCCACTAAAGCATCATTTTTCTCTGGCATTATAAAGAACAGTTTTAAAGAATTCAGCCGATCTGATTCTTCCGATGGGGAAAAGGCCAACATTACCGTTAATGGGCATCTTATACCAGATAGGTTGATTAAAAGGGCAGAAAAGCGTGCTGGACCAATACAACCTGGACATTACTGGTAAGTGACCAGACCTTCAATTATTCAACCTGTTCATTCTTTGAGTTTAAACACGATCTCTTTTACTCTTAAAGGCCTGAAATAGCATAAGTGACTATTTCAGTATTCTGTTtccttatttattcattttagatttttttttttttttggggggtgggggaATAAAGCTCTATATAATTCTAGTTTGCTTggtgaaatatttataagagaCTATGATTTTCCTATTAAATCTATACTGATTTTGTGGAATTGCATTAACCAAGTTGCAACATAAAATCCATTCGATAAGTATGATCATGCAGAAGTTGCACAGTTACAATGAGAAATTACATTAGTCAAATCTTCACATGGAACCTCTTGGAAGCGATATCACGACATGCATATGATTAGCGCTGTTGTTTCTGAGATACTGAGGAAAATACTCTAAGTACCTGGGAAAGAACTCCAATGTTGTATCGATCATTTGACAGTGTACATGATTTGTAGTTCTAGTTCTACTTAAATTTGTAAGAGGGTTCCTATTTTTGATGGTTCAGTTCTGTCAATTGGTCTACATTTTTCAGCTACAAAGATTCCCTTTACCCAGACTTAAACCATATTTTGGTTTATCGTAAAATCACATTTACAAGTAAATTGCTTCTTGACTTAATTTCCTATGCTAGGTATGATTTTCGAGCTGGATTTTGGGGAGTTATCGGTGGTCATTGTCTGGGCATTATCCCTGTAAGATTTGCTATTTTCCAGTAGATACTTGTAGCCTGTATGCTCCTTCTTTAGTTATGCTTACCCATACTATAACTATTCTTCTCGCAGCCATTTATTGAAGAATTTAACTATCCCATGCCTGTAAACTGTGCTGGTGGAGGTACTGGAGTATTTGTTAACGGGAGAGAGCTTAACCCAAAGGATCTGAAGTTGCTTGCAAGTAGGGGCCTTCCAGCTGACAGAGACGGGTCTTATATTCTTGAAATTTCTGGTAGAGTCCTTGACGAGGATTCTGGTGAAGAGTTAGAGAGCCTGGGAAAACTTGCTCCGACGTGAGTATCAATCAATTCTATGATAGCTCTAAGTTTTCAATAATTCTTTCTTGCGATCAATTAGTTGTTCATATTGCTCTGTAAAGGTTCATGTTGCTGTTTCAGTTCGTTGAATGACCCCTGGCCTACATTGTGTTAGCAATATATACTAACACACTGCtctaaaaaattacatatcgaACCCCACATGCAACACAAACATCCCGTTTCCCAGACACCTTACAGTTGAGATCAATGATCAAAAGATATATAACTGATGTACTGTTTATTGTAAACCTATGATAACATGATACGTTGCTGCCTTAAGATGTAGCTAATATATATTGCAGTCTTGATCGTTGCTCCCTATTTCTTGCTTCAACCTTTCATATTTATAACGATCCTGCtcatatttatgatattatccaTTTCTCACAATTATAGAACATTTTGATTTCAGACTGTGGTAACTAACTTAACACTTATTTTCAGCGTTGAGAAAGCAAAGCGTGGTTTTGGGATGAGACCTCCAAAAGTAGAAGCATAACTACCATTAGAAAGAGTTTGGCCTTACTAGGAAGGAGGCTGCTTACAATATACGGAAAATCTGGAGCTGCAGTGCCTGACAGGTGAATGTTAGGTTACTGTGAAGGAGACATGTAAAATGGAacttagattatttttgttttgtcgCGTGCCAGTGAGAAATTTGTGTCTTACAGATCTAcatactttcttcttcttcttctctgtcgatgtaaattcattaaaatgtaGTTGCTGTGTGCACTTGTGTAGTAGTATTAAAGGAAGTTTGTGTGGCTACTACTGAATCATGGCTATATGGTTGTGCAAATATTGTATTAAAAAACTCCTTTGCACGGTTAGCTTTCTAGCTGTAATGCAGATTGTTTCTGTAttctatttaaattaaattagagcAAGATGCTTCTTGTACTAAATAGTAAATACTACTAATACTCACATGAGGATTTAGTTAATAATTCTCCATCCCATCGTATgtgtttaaaattattatttccttTTAACAGATTTTCAAATAGCAGAAAATTACCAAACATATAAGcacctaaaataattttttattttggcatTTTAACTGAGATTCTTGCCTATTAAACACCTATGTTTTTGTCCAAAATGTATCTATTAAACAATATTTCACGCttaaaatgatgataaaaatatatatactaaatcttAGCTATAGATCATTCGATAGTACAAAGGAATcctatttctatatttattatacTAGAAAAGGGGAAGCCAatgatttttattgaaaatttgcaatttttatttgtgatattttcaatttttaaaatataataatatttattttttctatcaataatattaacattAGAAATCAAAGGAAATGTATGAATAAAAAGGTCgagaaataataaacaaatgtGTTTCTTAATTAgtaatgataaaatatgataGAATTTTggacaattaaattaaaactttaaatttaaatcataGGGATAGTTGCTACATTTTAAGTAGTActtatttaatatgaatttttttgataatgtaAATTTAGAAACAAGCATAATCAATATgtgttaattataaaaaattatatgtaagatagaagataaaataattaaaagataaataattgctacttaaataattaaattttcatcattaatatttatttaaaattacttAGTTAGCatatcaagttttttttttttaatttttcttttcccttcaacattaattatttatttttaattatttttcaaaaagcaaaattatatgtcaattaatataaatattgtggtaaaatagttatattaattagaatataagaggcatataatatttaaaattaacaaatgGAAGAAATTGGAAGGCAAACTAATTAGAATTTAAGAGGCatataacatttaaaattaacaaatagaAGAAATTGGAAGGCCAATACTCAATATGAAATCACTGTTAGACTGCGCCAAGTTTCAAACCAGTATCATCAAATCGGGTCTAACCCCAAGAATCATTGATGTCAACCATCTTATTCATATATACTCAAAGCACTTTCTTGTTCATGATGTCCAGAAAGTGTTTGATGAAATGCCTGAAAGAAATGTTTTCTCTTGGAATGCTATTATAAACACCTATGTTAAAGATCAAAACTTTGCTAAAGCAAGAACGCTTTTTAATGCTGCTCCCTTAAAGGATTGTGTGACGTACAACACAATGCTGTCCGGTTATGTCAATTCTGAAGGATTTCAGGATGAAGCAGTTCGATTATTTGCCGAAATGCAATTTGCTGACAAAGTATCTGAATATGCCTTGACTACCATGCTTGGTTTAGTAACAAAGTTGAGTCTTTTGTCATATGGTAGGCAATTGCATTCATATATGTTGAAGAGTGGGAATAGTTTAAGCAGGTATTCACTAAGTTCTTTGATTGTTATGTATTCGAAATGCGGGTGTTTCAGAGATGCTTGGAGGGTCTTTGATGGATCTGTCGTTGGGTTTGTTGACACGGTTTCTAAGAATACTATGGTGGCagcttgttttagagaaggTGAGGTGGAAATGGCTCGGGATGTGTTTTCAACTAGGCCACAGTTGAATGATGAAGTTTCTTGGAACACAATGATTTCGGGTTTTGCCCAAAACGGGTATGAAGAGGAGGCCATCCGGTTGTTCAGGAGCATGATGGAGGAGGGATTTAAATGGAATGAACACAGTTTTTCTAGCGTTATAAGTGCTTGTTCTGGCGTGAAGAATTTGAAACTTGGGAAGGAAATTCACGCCTTGATTTTGAAGGAAGGGATGACTTTGAATCCATTTCTTAGCAGTAGTTTCGTAAATCTTTATTGCAAGTGTGGTCTCTTGAATTATGCACATTCTGTTTGTACAACTACTCAGAAAGACAACCCTTTTGCCGTCACACCATTAATCGTAGGATATTCAGAAGCGGGTAATATGTTAGAAGCAAGAAGGCTTTTTGACTCATTGCCTGATAAGAATCATGTTGTATGGTCTGCTATGATATCTGGGTATGTGAAAGTCAATCAATGTGAATATGCTTTTCAGCTTTTCAGAGAGTTAATGACACAGAAAACAACTGTTCCTGATGAACTGATTTTCATAAACCTGCTCGGCGCATGCGCCATACATGCAACCTTTAATTATGGGCAGCAAATACATGCCTGTATACTAAGAACTGGCACCGCAATGAATACTAAGTTGGCAAATTCATTGGTTGATACATACTCAAAAAGTGGAAATGTAACATATGCACAGAGGGTTTTTCAATTGTCTGTTGATAGAGATACTATCCTTTATAATAGTATGATAGCTGGTTATGCTCTCCATGGGTATGAAAATGAAGCTATTCAGCTTTTCAGTCAGATGACAGAGCAAGGTTTCCAACCTGATGAAGTCACTTTCCTTGCTCTTCTATCAGTTTGCAGGCACCGTGGATTAGTAAAAATAGGAGAAGAGTATTTCTTTTCCATGACCAAAGATCACAATATATCACCAGGAACTGATCATTACGCAAGCATGATCGATTTGTATGGAAGGGCAAATCAACTTGACAAAGCTGTAAACTTAATGGAGAAGTTGCCCATGGAACCAGATGCTGTAATTCTGGGAACATTTCTAAATGCTTGCAAAATGAACAGAAATGCTGAACTTGCAAAAGCTGCAGAGGATAAGCTATTGCAAATTGAAGGAGGGAACGGGTCTAGATACGCGCAATTGGCTGGTATCTATGCCTCGGAAGGGAAATGGAATGAGATGGGGAGGGTAATGAAGATGATGAGAGGACGAGAAGCCAAGAAAACTGCGGGTTGCAGTTGGGTATATGTAGGCGACACAGTTCATTCCTTTATCTCTTGGGATAAATCTCACTCGGA is part of the Solanum lycopersicum chromosome 1, SLM_r2.1 genome and harbors:
- the LOC101243649 gene encoding putative pentatricopeptide repeat-containing protein At3g18840, with product MKSLLDCAKFQTSIIKSGLTPRIIDVNHLIHIYSKHFLVHDVQKVFDEMPERNVFSWNAIINTYVKDQNFAKARTLFNAAPLKDCVTYNTMLSGYVNSEGFQDEAVRLFAEMQFADKVSEYALTTMLGLVTKLSLLSYGRQLHSYMLKSGNSLSRYSLSSLIVMYSKCGCFRDAWRVFDGSVVGFVDTVSKNTMVAACFREGEVEMARDVFSTRPQLNDEVSWNTMISGFAQNGYEEEAIRLFRSMMEEGFKWNEHSFSSVISACSGVKNLKLGKEIHALILKEGMTLNPFLSSSFVNLYCKCGLLNYAHSVCTTTQKDNPFAVTPLIVGYSEAGNMLEARRLFDSLPDKNHVVWSAMISGYVKVNQCEYAFQLFRELMTQKTTVPDELIFINLLGACAIHATFNYGQQIHACILRTGTAMNTKLANSLVDTYSKSGNVTYAQRVFQLSVDRDTILYNSMIAGYALHGYENEAIQLFSQMTEQGFQPDEVTFLALLSVCRHRGLVKIGEEYFFSMTKDHNISPGTDHYASMIDLYGRANQLDKAVNLMEKLPMEPDAVILGTFLNACKMNRNAELAKAAEDKLLQIEGGNGSRYAQLAGIYASEGKWNEMGRVMKMMRGREAKKTAGCSWILLIGIQELGTLTSWRHSSPLMRYIALSGFCLDFLWDDQWMWKLDRKGRYTVKSGYSELHNAITPISNGQFWWKIWKLKIPPKVLNFVWRAILSTGDNLMNKKILNPAYVRHASKRQKKYCTV